One window from the genome of Pseudomonas frederiksbergensis encodes:
- a CDS encoding putative signal transducing protein, translating into MQRIYELENLMEGELLQGMLASEGITAHLVGRDLVGGAGELPMHGLLGLAVEDEQAQYARELIAAYNAALPLPGDEPDSYPGTLVC; encoded by the coding sequence ATGCAGCGAATCTACGAACTGGAAAACCTGATGGAAGGTGAATTGCTCCAAGGCATGCTCGCCAGCGAAGGCATCACGGCGCATCTGGTGGGCCGTGACCTGGTGGGGGGCGCGGGGGAACTGCCGATGCATGGGCTGTTGGGGCTGGCGGTGGAAGATGAACAGGCGCAATACGCCCGCGAACTGATCGCCGCCTACAATGCCGCGCTGCCGTTGCCCGGCGATGAGCCGGACAGTTACCCCGGAACGCTGGTCTGTTAG
- a CDS encoding CPXCG motif-containing cysteine-rich protein, whose protein sequence is MLEAAEYECPYCGEEVETSLDLSGGDQTYIEDCQVCCRPITFVLQVHEEEWHLEVFSENE, encoded by the coding sequence ATGCTGGAAGCTGCTGAATATGAATGTCCGTATTGTGGAGAAGAAGTGGAGACTTCATTGGATCTTTCCGGTGGCGACCAGACCTACATCGAGGATTGCCAGGTCTGTTGTCGGCCGATTACCTTCGTGCTGCAAGTACACGAGGAAGAATGGCACCTCGAGGTCTTCAGCGAGAACGAATGA